In the genome of Ancylomarina subtilis, one region contains:
- the ychF gene encoding redox-regulated ATPase YchF yields MALQCGIVGLPNVGKSTLFNCLSNAKAQSANFPFCTIEPNVGVITIPDDRLIRLTELVKPERVQPSVMEIVDIAGLVKGASKGEGLGNKFLSNIRETNAIIHVLRCFEDGNIVHVDGCIDPIRDKETIDMELQLKDLETVEARLQKAAKLAKVGKNPEAKRLADVLERYKDVLMQGKSARVVELSEAEELVTKDLHLLTTKPVLYVCNVDEASVTTGNAHVEAVKEAVKDENAEVLVVGAGIEADIAELETYEEKQMFLEDLGLKEPGVNKLIKAAFNLLNLETYFTAGVKEVRSWTYPKGAKAPQAAGVIHTDFEKGFIRAEVIKFEDFSRLGSEAACKEAGKMNVEGKEYVVQDGDIMHFRFNV; encoded by the coding sequence ATGGCATTACAGTGTGGAATCGTAGGATTACCTAATGTTGGTAAATCCACTTTGTTTAATTGTTTGTCGAACGCTAAAGCACAATCGGCTAATTTCCCTTTTTGTACCATCGAGCCAAATGTTGGTGTAATTACTATACCTGATGACCGTTTGATTAGATTGACTGAATTGGTTAAGCCAGAAAGGGTACAACCTTCAGTAATGGAAATTGTGGATATTGCGGGTCTGGTTAAAGGTGCAAGTAAAGGTGAAGGTTTAGGAAATAAATTCTTATCAAATATTCGTGAAACAAATGCGATTATTCACGTATTGCGTTGTTTCGAAGATGGCAATATTGTACATGTTGATGGTTGTATCGATCCAATTCGCGACAAAGAAACCATCGATATGGAATTGCAGTTGAAAGATTTGGAAACTGTAGAAGCCAGACTTCAAAAAGCGGCTAAACTTGCAAAAGTTGGTAAAAACCCTGAGGCAAAACGTTTGGCTGATGTTTTAGAACGTTACAAAGACGTTTTGATGCAAGGAAAATCTGCTCGTGTAGTAGAATTAAGTGAGGCTGAAGAACTCGTAACAAAAGATTTACATCTCTTAACGACTAAACCCGTTTTGTACGTTTGTAATGTTGATGAAGCTTCTGTAACAACAGGAAACGCTCACGTTGAAGCTGTAAAAGAAGCTGTAAAAGATGAGAACGCTGAAGTTCTTGTTGTTGGTGCAGGTATCGAAGCTGACATTGCTGAACTGGAAACTTACGAAGAAAAACAGATGTTCCTCGAAGATCTAGGTCTTAAAGAACCAGGCGTAAACAAACTAATCAAAGCAGCATTTAACCTTCTTAATCTTGAAACCTATTTTACAGCAGGGGTAAAGGAAGTGAGATCATGGACTTATCCTAAAGGTGCTAAGGCGCCACAAGCTGCCGGAGTTATTCATACTGATTTTGAAAAGGGATTTATCCGTGCCGAGGTTATCAAATTCGAAGATTTCTCGCGACTAGGATCCGAAGCGGCTTGTAAAGAAGCAGGAAAGATGAATGTAGAAGGTAAAGAATATGTGGTTCAGGATGGTGATATCATGCACTTCCGTTTCAACGTATAA
- a CDS encoding alkaline phosphatase family protein, whose translation MTIKKTCLSFLIITFSFLKVSAQVSQSESKYQPTPKQPKLIVGIVIDHLRSDYFDKYSHLFSDGGFNKLIKNGAFSANTKYNYAYSQSGVDHATIYTGTPPAYHGIISHAWFNRISETAEASTYDKRYRKLGIADTIVSKSPHKLMAPTLGDIMKLNNPKSRVIGVSLNNESAIFSAGHAADAAYWLDGIQGKFISSSYYQNTLFNWVNDFNATDLPNIYLEKAWVPKDLEDNGSSTDIIKAKLKLIDQFYYDLKKEKKKLGYYALQNYPAGNLLVKDFAAATIINENLGKDDDCDLITINFSCLGNNHRVFSPYSPEMLDCVTRLDKNIEDLITFLDEQVGMDNVLLFVTADQPASFLQSDLEKLHIPHGYFSSYNAIALLKSYFNISYGAGQWILGYDSQQIFLNHKLIEDSNLSIEDVQIKAAKFLVQFSGVAKAIPAHHFVQSNYSHGIMNKIQRSFNHKRSGDVIITLQPGWINQIKDERDLVAQYSQSNRVPLFWYGWKIKNQALNQQLDIEDIVPTLSSFLRITPPSGCQGKPIEGLID comes from the coding sequence ATGACTATTAAAAAGACCTGTTTAAGTTTTCTCATTATTACTTTTAGCTTTCTGAAAGTAAGTGCTCAAGTCAGTCAATCTGAATCAAAATATCAACCAACACCTAAGCAGCCCAAGCTTATAGTTGGAATTGTTATTGACCACTTGCGTAGCGATTACTTCGATAAATATTCACATCTCTTCTCCGATGGAGGCTTCAATAAATTGATTAAAAACGGCGCATTTAGTGCTAATACAAAATACAATTACGCCTATTCACAATCAGGTGTCGATCACGCAACAATATATACGGGAACCCCGCCAGCATATCACGGGATCATCTCTCATGCCTGGTTCAATAGAATTTCAGAAACTGCTGAGGCTTCAACCTATGACAAAAGATATCGAAAGTTGGGGATAGCAGATACAATTGTCTCAAAATCGCCTCACAAACTCATGGCCCCTACCCTTGGTGACATCATGAAATTAAACAACCCAAAATCCAGAGTTATTGGGGTTTCATTGAATAATGAATCTGCAATTTTTTCTGCTGGACATGCTGCCGATGCCGCATATTGGCTCGATGGTATTCAAGGGAAATTTATCAGTTCATCCTATTACCAGAACACCTTATTCAATTGGGTAAACGATTTTAACGCAACAGATTTACCCAATATATACCTTGAAAAAGCCTGGGTTCCTAAAGATTTAGAAGATAATGGAAGTTCCACAGACATTATAAAAGCAAAACTAAAACTGATTGATCAGTTTTACTATGACCTAAAAAAAGAAAAAAAGAAACTTGGGTATTATGCCCTACAGAATTATCCAGCGGGAAATCTTTTGGTCAAAGATTTTGCTGCCGCAACCATTATTAACGAAAACCTAGGTAAGGATGACGATTGCGATTTAATCACAATCAATTTTTCATGTTTGGGGAATAACCACCGTGTATTTTCACCATACTCACCTGAAATGCTTGACTGCGTAACCAGATTGGATAAAAACATTGAGGACTTAATTACATTTCTTGATGAACAAGTTGGTATGGATAACGTTTTACTCTTTGTAACTGCAGATCAACCAGCCAGTTTCCTTCAATCTGATCTTGAAAAGCTTCACATTCCCCATGGATATTTCAGTTCATATAACGCAATCGCTTTGTTAAAATCATATTTCAATATAAGCTATGGCGCCGGACAATGGATCTTAGGATACGATTCACAACAAATCTTTCTAAACCATAAACTCATCGAAGATTCGAATCTTTCTATTGAAGATGTTCAGATAAAAGCAGCAAAATTTTTAGTCCAATTCTCAGGTGTAGCCAAGGCTATTCCAGCGCATCACTTTGTACAATCGAATTACAGCCATGGTATTATGAATAAAATTCAGCGTTCTTTCAACCACAAGAGATCGGGAGATGTAATCATCACCCTACAACCAGGCTGGATCAATCAAATAAAAGATGAAAGAGACCTCGTGGCTCAATACAGTCAATCAAACAGAGTTCCTTTGTTTTGGTATGGATGGAAAATAAAAAATCAGGCGCTTAACCAACAGTTGGATATTGAAGATATTGTACCAACCCTATCTTCATTCTTAAGAATTACGCCACCATCGGGCTGTCAGGGCAAACCCATAGAAGGATTAATCGATTAG
- a CDS encoding 4'-phosphopantetheinyl transferase family protein — protein sequence MPLVKHIHINETCQLAIWKITEDLSVLQNAVCLNESDKDRCDSFGSIARKKEYLATRILVRTLLGEGIVIKNNADGKPYLINSDLDISISHSKDYVGIMVGKGHDLALDIEYLSERVFKITKRFMSEDEMSHLSEINKQVHIYQHWCAKECLIKLYGKKDVLLIDELKIHPFLPDQVKFSGEVIRPDFSKKFNFQYETFDSYLMVWCCQKRD from the coding sequence ATGCCATTAGTTAAGCACATACATATTAATGAAACATGTCAGTTGGCGATTTGGAAAATTACCGAAGACTTGTCTGTACTGCAGAATGCCGTTTGTTTAAATGAATCGGATAAAGATAGATGCGATAGTTTTGGCAGCATAGCTCGGAAAAAGGAATATCTTGCTACGCGTATTTTAGTGAGGACGCTTCTTGGCGAAGGGATTGTTATAAAGAACAATGCTGATGGAAAACCCTATTTGATCAATTCTGATTTGGATATTAGTATTTCTCACAGTAAAGATTATGTTGGGATAATGGTGGGAAAAGGTCACGATTTGGCTCTTGATATCGAATATCTATCCGAACGTGTCTTTAAGATTACCAAAAGATTTATGAGTGAGGATGAAATGTCTCATTTGTCAGAAATCAACAAGCAAGTTCATATTTATCAACATTGGTGTGCTAAAGAATGCTTGATAAAATTATATGGAAAAAAGGATGTTCTTTTAATTGATGAACTAAAAATACATCCTTTCTTACCTGATCAAGTCAAATTCTCAGGGGAGGTGATTCGTCCTGATTTTTCAAAGAAATTTAACTTTCAATACGAAACTTTCGACTCCTATTTAATGGTTTGGTGTTGCCAAAAAAGAGACTAA
- the gldD gene encoding gliding motility lipoprotein GldD, translating into MLRHSRIIILSLLVVFACLPMSCREKAMPKPRGYFRIDFPEKKYEIWNQNYPFSFEYLKGARVVEDKSRLAEKYWLNVQYPEYNAILHLSYKEVNENLEKYLEDSHLLVYKHAIKADAIDEKNYIDKQNNVFGLVYRIQGNAASSVQFIATDSVKHFLRGALYFNTHPNPDSLAPVIQYIDKDIVHLMESLKWE; encoded by the coding sequence ATGCTTAGGCATTCCCGAATTATAATTTTATCCCTTTTGGTTGTTTTTGCTTGTTTGCCTATGTCTTGTAGAGAGAAGGCTATGCCGAAACCTCGAGGTTATTTCCGTATTGATTTTCCTGAAAAGAAATATGAAATATGGAATCAGAATTACCCCTTCAGTTTTGAATATTTAAAAGGGGCTCGGGTTGTGGAAGACAAGAGCAGACTTGCCGAGAAATATTGGTTGAATGTACAGTACCCCGAGTATAATGCGATTTTGCATTTGAGTTATAAAGAGGTTAATGAGAATCTTGAGAAATATCTCGAGGATTCGCACCTGTTGGTTTACAAACATGCGATAAAGGCTGATGCAATTGATGAAAAGAATTACATCGATAAGCAGAATAATGTTTTTGGTTTGGTCTACCGCATACAAGGGAATGCTGCCTCTTCAGTTCAGTTTATTGCAACGGATAGTGTGAAGCACTTTCTTAGGGGGGCACTTTATTTTAATACGCATCCCAATCCCGATTCACTAGCTCCGGTTATTCAATATATCGATAAGGATATCGTTCACTTAATGGAAAGTCTAAAGTGGGAGTAA
- the gldE gene encoding gliding motility-associated protein GldE produces the protein MLETNDLLLILNNFDIVFKPLSLSIIAELCAMVLLLFFSAMISGSEVAVFSLSPKNIREIEDAQTNKSKKLLKLLRMPEKLLATILIANNFVNIAIVILSTYITSSLLDFSQAPTVGFVVQVVVVTFMLLLFGEIIPKVYAAQYALRFSKYMALPLIFLERALSPLGSVLVNSTSFVNKRISKKQNISMDDLSQALELTADEMSEEIEILEGIVKFGNINVDEIMRARVDVVAVDIRTSFSKLKSIIIESGYSRIPVYDGAFDNVRGILYVKDLLPHHHKPNTFRWQSLIRPPYFVPETKKISDLLEEFQTKKNHMAIVVDEYGGTSGIISLEDILEEIVGDITDELDDQQDFYTIEEDGSYLFEGKTLLNDFFKLIDIEDDFFDKIKGDADTLAGLILEIKGEIPQKKEVFTYHGYEFIIEAVDNRRIKKIRFKLPEKKKKKP, from the coding sequence ATGTTGGAAACCAACGATTTGTTACTGATATTGAACAATTTTGATATTGTTTTTAAACCTCTTAGCTTAAGTATCATTGCTGAACTCTGCGCAATGGTACTTTTGTTGTTTTTTTCTGCAATGATTTCGGGTTCCGAAGTTGCAGTGTTTTCTCTTTCGCCTAAAAATATTAGAGAGATTGAAGATGCACAAACAAACAAAAGTAAAAAGCTACTCAAGCTTTTGAGAATGCCTGAGAAATTGTTGGCAACAATACTTATTGCAAACAATTTTGTGAATATTGCAATTGTCATTCTGTCAACTTATATTACCTCTTCGTTGTTGGATTTTAGTCAGGCCCCAACAGTTGGTTTTGTTGTTCAGGTTGTTGTGGTCACCTTCATGCTTCTTTTATTTGGTGAAATTATACCCAAAGTGTATGCTGCCCAGTATGCTCTCCGTTTTTCTAAATATATGGCTCTGCCTTTGATTTTTTTAGAAAGAGCTTTAAGTCCTTTAGGAAGTGTTTTGGTAAATTCAACTTCATTTGTCAATAAGCGAATTTCGAAGAAACAGAATATCTCAATGGATGATCTTTCACAAGCATTGGAGCTTACTGCTGATGAAATGAGCGAGGAGATTGAGATCCTTGAGGGGATAGTGAAATTTGGGAATATCAATGTAGATGAAATCATGAGGGCCCGTGTGGATGTGGTTGCTGTTGATATTCGGACCAGTTTTAGCAAACTTAAGTCTATAATTATTGAGTCGGGATATTCTCGAATTCCTGTATACGATGGGGCTTTTGATAATGTTCGGGGTATACTCTATGTGAAAGATTTGTTGCCACACCATCATAAACCCAATACTTTTAGATGGCAATCTTTAATTCGACCTCCCTATTTTGTTCCTGAGACAAAAAAGATTAGTGATCTTTTGGAAGAGTTTCAGACCAAGAAGAATCATATGGCTATAGTGGTGGATGAGTATGGTGGAACCTCAGGCATAATTAGTTTGGAGGATATACTTGAGGAAATTGTTGGTGATATTACAGATGAACTGGATGATCAGCAGGATTTCTATACCATTGAAGAGGATGGATCCTATCTTTTTGAAGGCAAAACTTTGTTGAATGACTTCTTTAAGTTGATTGATATTGAAGATGATTTTTTTGATAAGATAAAAGGTGATGCCGATACTTTGGCGGGGCTGATCCTTGAGATAAAGGGGGAAATTCCGCAAAAGAAAGAGGTTTTTACCTATCATGGTTATGAGTTTATAATCGAAGCTGTAGATAATCGTAGAATCAAGAAGATACGTTTCAAACTTCCTGAAAAGAAGAAAAAAAAGCCTTGA
- a CDS encoding single-stranded DNA-binding protein, whose protein sequence is MSVNKVILVGNVGADPEVKYLDNGVAVCNIRLATSESYTRNDEKVTQTEWHSIVMWRKLAEIAEKYVKKGSQLYVEGRLRTRTWEDQDGKKRYTTEIFADNFQMLGRRSENDTVESEAKPQAAVTNTAEEETDDLPF, encoded by the coding sequence ATGTCAGTAAATAAAGTAATTTTGGTTGGGAATGTAGGTGCAGACCCAGAAGTTAAATACCTTGATAACGGTGTGGCTGTTTGTAATATTCGTTTAGCTACAAGTGAATCTTATACTCGTAATGATGAGAAAGTAACACAAACCGAATGGCATAGTATTGTAATGTGGCGTAAATTGGCTGAAATAGCTGAGAAATATGTCAAAAAAGGATCTCAATTGTATGTTGAAGGTCGTTTAAGAACCCGCACATGGGAAGATCAGGATGGTAAAAAACGTTATACGACTGAGATTTTTGCCGATAACTTCCAGATGTTGGGCCGTCGTTCCGAAAATGACACTGTTGAATCTGAGGCCAAACCTCAAGCTGCAGTTACCAATACTGCTGAAGAGGAAACGGATGATTTACCATTCTAA
- the mutY gene encoding A/G-specific adenine glycosylase, whose amino-acid sequence MLNREIINWYEFNKRDLPWRNTTDPYKIWISEIMLQQTQVVTVVDYYYRFINRFPTIKDLAFADENEVLNLWQGLGYYSRARNLHQAAKSVVADYNGVFPDSFEEILKLKGIGVYTASAIAAFAFHLPHAAVDGNVNRVLSRIYGVSESTNSPNGKRVFQSLAEELMSDAPPHIYNQAIIEFGALQCTPKNPSCDSCPLQVQCFAYINKQQDAFPVKKKKVKITDRYFYYLFIYSDDQFLLQQRGDRDIWRKLFEFPLIEANNKLELVDLIKTKEWLSVFKDSKLEITNHISRKVHKLSHQNLHIEFVHIKVETSDLNKFESILLVDKESVAGYPMPRPIEMHLASL is encoded by the coding sequence ATGCTCAATAGAGAAATTATAAACTGGTACGAGTTCAATAAGCGTGATTTGCCTTGGCGAAATACCACAGATCCATACAAAATTTGGATTTCAGAAATCATGTTACAACAAACTCAAGTTGTTACAGTTGTTGACTACTATTACCGTTTTATTAATCGATTTCCGACGATTAAGGATTTGGCTTTTGCCGATGAAAATGAGGTGCTCAATCTGTGGCAGGGGTTGGGGTATTACTCTCGGGCACGTAATTTGCATCAGGCAGCAAAGTCGGTTGTTGCGGATTATAATGGTGTTTTTCCTGATTCTTTCGAAGAGATATTGAAGTTGAAAGGCATTGGTGTTTATACGGCATCGGCTATAGCTGCTTTTGCATTTCATTTACCTCATGCGGCTGTTGATGGGAATGTCAACCGGGTTTTGTCTCGTATATATGGTGTTTCTGAGTCGACAAATTCTCCGAACGGAAAAAGAGTGTTTCAATCTTTGGCTGAAGAGCTGATGTCAGATGCGCCTCCGCATATCTATAATCAGGCTATTATTGAGTTTGGTGCTTTGCAGTGTACTCCTAAAAATCCATCCTGTGATTCCTGTCCTTTGCAAGTTCAATGTTTTGCTTATATAAATAAGCAACAGGATGCGTTTCCTGTGAAAAAGAAAAAAGTGAAAATAACGGATCGATATTTTTATTACCTCTTTATATATAGTGACGATCAATTTTTGTTGCAACAACGAGGTGATCGAGATATCTGGAGAAAATTGTTTGAATTTCCCTTAATCGAGGCTAATAATAAACTAGAATTAGTAGATTTGATAAAAACTAAAGAATGGCTTTCAGTTTTTAAGGATTCAAAACTTGAGATAACAAATCATATAAGCAGGAAAGTACATAAACTGAGCCATCAGAATTTGCATATTGAGTTCGTTCACATTAAAGTTGAGACTAGTGATTTGAATAAGTTTGAGTCTATTCTTTTGGTTGATAAAGAGTCTGTTGCTGGTTATCCGATGCCTAGGCCAATTGAAATGCATTTGGCTAGTTTGTAA
- a CDS encoding HU family DNA-binding protein, with amino-acid sequence MTKADIVNEISKNTGIEKITVQKTVEAFMDTIKGSLVKGKNVYLRGFGSFIVKKRAEKTARNISKNTTIIIPEHFIPSFKPAKTFVSKVKTNVK; translated from the coding sequence ATGACTAAAGCAGATATTGTTAACGAAATTTCTAAGAACACGGGAATTGAGAAGATTACAGTACAGAAAACTGTTGAGGCCTTCATGGACACTATCAAAGGTTCACTTGTTAAAGGTAAAAACGTGTATTTAAGAGGTTTTGGAAGTTTTATCGTTAAGAAAAGAGCAGAGAAAACTGCAAGAAACATTTCTAAAAACACAACTATTATTATTCCTGAGCACTTTATTCCGTCATTTAAACCGGCGAAGACTTTCGTAAGTAAAGTAAAAACAAACGTAAAGTAG
- a CDS encoding Rne/Rng family ribonuclease: protein MSNELVIDVQPNEIVIALLDNKQLVEVSKEKSNIQFAVGDIYLGKVKKIMPGLNAAFVDVGYEKDAFLHYLDLGHQFLTLNKFLQQAIARKGRGISISKMKLEEDIDKNGKITDVLKSGQYILVQVAKEPISTKGPRLCSEISLAGRNIVLMPFANKVSISQKLKSTEEKSRLKQLLQSIKPKNYGVIVRTVAEGKRVAELDKELRGLIERWENSFLNIRDINPPSLVLGEMNRTTAILRDILNSSFENIYVNDAAAAADIKQYISSIAPEKEKIVKHVKGELPIFDQLGIDKQIKSSFGKTVSFKSGAYLIIEHTEAFHVIDVNSGNRSKAGNDQETNALEVNLAAAEEVARQLRLRDMGGIIVVDFIDMHSAENRHKLFEKMKEMMSKDRTKHNILPLSKFGLMQITRQRVRPEMNVAVLEKCPTCQGTGEISPAVLLTDQIEDQLASLVETSQEKQLILKVHPFVASYINQGFFKTLRRQWQSTYKVKLKVKAIPSYDLMMYRFSDKDNRRIK, encoded by the coding sequence GTGAGTAACGAACTTGTAATTGATGTACAACCAAACGAAATTGTAATTGCTTTGCTTGACAACAAGCAATTGGTAGAAGTTTCCAAAGAAAAAAGTAATATACAATTTGCAGTAGGCGATATTTATCTGGGAAAAGTGAAAAAAATCATGCCTGGTTTAAATGCCGCTTTTGTGGATGTTGGATATGAAAAGGATGCATTCCTTCATTATCTGGACTTGGGACATCAGTTTCTCACTTTAAACAAATTTTTACAACAGGCTATAGCCCGAAAAGGCCGAGGCATTTCCATTTCTAAAATGAAATTGGAAGAAGATATCGATAAAAATGGGAAAATTACCGATGTTTTAAAATCCGGACAATACATTCTTGTTCAGGTAGCCAAAGAACCTATTTCGACTAAAGGTCCACGTTTGTGTTCAGAAATCTCACTGGCAGGACGTAATATTGTATTGATGCCCTTTGCCAATAAGGTCTCAATTTCCCAAAAATTAAAATCTACCGAAGAAAAAAGCCGCCTGAAGCAATTGTTACAAAGCATTAAGCCTAAAAACTATGGTGTGATTGTACGTACTGTTGCAGAAGGTAAACGAGTTGCTGAACTCGACAAAGAACTACGTGGCTTAATTGAACGTTGGGAAAATTCATTCTTGAATATTCGCGATATCAATCCTCCAAGTCTGGTATTGGGTGAAATGAATCGTACCACAGCTATTCTTCGAGATATTCTAAACTCCTCTTTCGAGAATATTTATGTGAATGATGCTGCAGCTGCAGCCGATATCAAACAATATATCTCCAGCATTGCGCCTGAGAAGGAGAAAATTGTGAAGCACGTTAAAGGTGAACTTCCAATTTTCGACCAGTTGGGTATCGATAAACAAATCAAATCTTCTTTTGGGAAAACAGTTTCATTTAAAAGTGGAGCTTACCTGATTATCGAGCACACCGAAGCATTTCACGTTATTGATGTAAACTCGGGGAATCGTTCTAAAGCCGGAAACGATCAGGAAACCAATGCACTTGAAGTCAATTTGGCCGCTGCCGAGGAGGTTGCTCGTCAATTGAGACTTCGTGATATGGGAGGTATTATTGTTGTCGACTTTATCGATATGCATTCTGCCGAAAACCGTCATAAGCTTTTCGAGAAGATGAAAGAAATGATGAGTAAGGATCGTACCAAACACAATATCTTACCATTAAGTAAGTTTGGTCTGATGCAAATTACCCGTCAGCGTGTCCGTCCGGAAATGAATGTGGCCGTTCTGGAGAAATGCCCAACCTGCCAGGGTACAGGTGAAATTTCACCAGCAGTATTACTTACCGATCAAATTGAAGATCAGTTGGCAAGCCTGGTAGAGACTTCTCAGGAAAAACAATTAATTCTTAAAGTACATCCTTTTGTTGCTTCTTATATCAATCAAGGTTTCTTTAAAACATTGCGTCGTCAATGGCAATCAACCTACAAGGTTAAATTGAAAGTAAAAGCAATTCCATCCTACGATTTAATGATGTATCGTTTTAGCGATAAAGATAATCGCCGTATCAAATAA
- a CDS encoding cytochrome ubiquinol oxidase subunit I, protein MDVEILARIQFAFTIAFHYIYPPLSIGLGMMMVIFESMYVRSGKKVYETLARFWTKIFALTFGIGVATGIVMEFEFGTNWAIYSKYVGDIFGSALAAEGIFAFALESGFLGILLFGWNRVSSKVHLISTIGVFFGSMFSAVWIVVANSWQQTPAGYHIVGEGMNARAEVTDFWAMVFNPSSVDRISHVWLGALLAGAFLVLSVHAYYLVKGRHIEISKKAFKIALVAATILSLSQLATGHKSAEGVAKNQPAKLAAMEGHYEKSAPADMYIMGWVDQDKQEVSGIKIPGGLSFLLDYDFEAPVTGLNAFPKEDQPSQVNAVFQFYHIMVAIGMALIGLTLIACFYWWRGRLFEQKWLLVTFVFAVFLPQIANQTGWFAAEMGRQPWVVYGLLRTSDAFSQAVSANQIWFSLIMFFFIYALLFVLFIYILNKKIQHGPYDEHDSENRPLTKGIEEVIIKN, encoded by the coding sequence ATGGACGTAGAAATATTAGCTCGTATCCAGTTCGCTTTCACCATTGCCTTTCATTATATCTACCCGCCACTTAGTATTGGTTTGGGAATGATGATGGTGATTTTCGAAAGCATGTATGTTCGATCTGGAAAAAAAGTGTACGAAACACTGGCCCGCTTTTGGACCAAAATATTTGCGCTAACTTTTGGAATTGGCGTTGCTACAGGCATCGTCATGGAATTTGAGTTTGGAACCAATTGGGCCATCTACTCAAAATATGTAGGTGATATTTTCGGATCAGCTCTGGCAGCCGAAGGGATTTTTGCCTTTGCTCTGGAGAGTGGTTTTCTGGGAATTCTTCTTTTCGGATGGAATCGCGTCAGTTCAAAAGTGCATCTAATTTCAACTATTGGAGTTTTCTTTGGCTCAATGTTTTCAGCTGTTTGGATCGTAGTAGCCAACTCGTGGCAACAAACGCCTGCTGGTTATCACATCGTAGGTGAAGGTATGAATGCCCGTGCTGAAGTCACAGACTTCTGGGCAATGGTGTTCAACCCATCCAGCGTCGATCGAATTTCCCATGTTTGGTTGGGGGCTCTGCTTGCAGGAGCATTTCTGGTTCTAAGTGTACACGCCTACTATTTGGTAAAAGGCAGACATATCGAGATCTCGAAAAAAGCATTTAAAATTGCTTTAGTGGCAGCTACTATCCTCTCATTAAGCCAATTGGCAACAGGACATAAATCAGCTGAAGGGGTTGCAAAAAACCAGCCTGCCAAGCTTGCTGCAATGGAAGGTCATTACGAAAAAAGTGCACCTGCCGATATGTATATTATGGGTTGGGTCGACCAGGACAAACAAGAAGTCAGCGGTATAAAAATTCCGGGAGGTCTATCCTTTCTACTGGATTACGATTTTGAGGCTCCTGTAACCGGACTAAATGCATTTCCAAAAGAAGATCAACCATCACAAGTCAACGCCGTTTTCCAATTCTATCACATTATGGTGGCTATTGGCATGGCGCTCATAGGTCTTACTCTCATAGCCTGTTTTTACTGGTGGCGAGGCAGATTATTCGAACAAAAATGGCTACTTGTCACATTTGTTTTCGCAGTCTTTTTACCTCAAATTGCCAATCAAACAGGGTGGTTTGCTGCCGAAATGGGAAGACAACCCTGGGTGGTTTATGGCTTGCTCCGAACTTCAGATGCCTTTTCACAAGCGGTCTCAGCTAATCAAATATGGTTCTCACTGATCATGTTTTTCTTTATCTATGCACTCCTTTTTGTTTTATTTATCTATATCCTAAACAAAAAGATACAGCACGGACCTTACGATGAACATGATTCTGAAAATCGCCCTTTAACAAAAGGCATTGAAGAAGTAATTATTAAAAACTAA